In Mycolicibacterium nivoides, the DNA window GCATCGCCGCAAACATCATCGGGACTCACTACCGGTATCCCGACTACTTCGAGGTCGGCCGGGAGAAGGTCCGCGAGTTCGCCCGCGCGGTCAAAGACGAGCATCCGGCGCTCTATGACGCCGAGGCCGCCAAGGAGTACGGCCACAACTCGGTCGTCGCGTCGGTGACGTTCCTGGCAGTGGCCGGCCGACGGGTCCAGCTGGAGCTGTTCGACAAGTTCGACATCCCGATCAACCTGGAGCGCGTGTTGCACCGCGACCAGAAGCTGATCTTCCACCGGCCGATCCTGGTCGGCGACAAGCTGTGGTTCGACTCGTACCTGGACTCGGTCATCGAGTCGCACGGCACCGTGATCGCCGAGGTCCGGGCCGAGGTCACCGACGACGACGGCAACCCGGTTGCCACCAGCATCGTCACCATGCTGGGCGAGGCCGCCATCGACGAGGCCGACGAGATCAGTTCACAGATCGCTGCGGCACGCGATGCCGCGATCGCCAAGATGGTTGCTGGGCAAAAGTCCGGCGCCTGATTTTTCTTTGCGCGAGCAGACATAAAACTGCCCATTTCCATGTGGAAATGGGCAGTTTTGTGTCTGGTCGCGGTGAAAAGTTCAGCCGAAGAACATGTTTCGACGGCCCGCCAGCAGCTGATAGAGCGTGTGCTGGATGGTCTCGCGAACCTGATCGGTGAGTTCGAACGTGATCATCGGATCGTCGGCGGCGCTCTCGTCGTAGTCGGTCGTCTCGATCGGCTCGCCGAACTGGATGTGCCACTTCGACGGCAACGGCACCAGCCCGAGCGGGCCGGCCAACGGGAACAGCGGCGTCACCGGGAAGTACGGCAGACCGAGCAGCCTGGCCAGCAGCTTGACGTCGGCCATCATCGGGTAGATCTCCTCGGAGCCGACGATCGAGCACGGCACGATCGGGGCCTGCGCCCGCAGAGCTGCCGAAACGAAGCCTCCGCGGCCGAACCGCTGCAACTTGTAGCGGTCTTTGAAGTTCTTGCCCAGCCCCTTGAAGCCCTCCGGGAACACGGCGGTGAGCTCACCGTTGGCGAGCAGCCGGTGCGCATCGGTGGCGCAGGCCACGGTGTGCCCGGCCTTGCGCGCGGCCTGTCCGACCATCGGTAGATCGAAGACCAGATCGGCGGCCAGCAGACGCAGATCACGGTGCAGGGGGTGGTGATCGTGCACGGCCACCTGAGTCATCAGCCCGTCGAAGGGCAGCACCCCGGCGTGGTTGGCCACCACAAGCGCCGCGCCGCTCTCGGGCAGGTTCTCGATGCCCGACACCTCAACCCGGAACCAGGACCTGAAAAATGTTCTCAGCAAAGGCAAGAAGATTGCGTTGGTGATGTGCGGGTCGAACCCGAACTCGTCCACCGAGTAGGCACCGGCCATCCGGGTGCGGATGAATTCCGAGACCGCCGCAATGCCCTTGACGAGTTCGCTGGGACCGTCGTCAGCGGCCGACTGGCCCGAGACGTTGCTGCGCCGCTGATCGATCTCCCGAACCACCGCGGCGATCTGCTCGGCCGAGGCCCGGCTACCCGGGTCGGCCAGGACAGAGGGATGTCGGCGGGCGCTGTCAGACCGGGCCGCAGCCCGGCGCGCAGCAGAGGAACGACTCGAGTTCCCATGTAGCGGAATAACTTTCGCTTTGGATTCACCCGCCACGTCGATACCTTCTCCCACCCCGGATAGAGCCAGTTCTAATATCCCAAACGCTGCGCCATCCCCACGGCGCGACTCTCCATTGAGCGTACCCATCGCGGATCGAGTATCGGTGTCAATCCACGACCACGGACGTAATCGTCGA includes these proteins:
- a CDS encoding lysophospholipid acyltransferase family protein, whose product is MAGESKAKVIPLHGNSSRSSAARRAAARSDSARRHPSVLADPGSRASAEQIAAVVREIDQRRSNVSGQSAADDGPSELVKGIAAVSEFIRTRMAGAYSVDEFGFDPHITNAIFLPLLRTFFRSWFRVEVSGIENLPESGAALVVANHAGVLPFDGLMTQVAVHDHHPLHRDLRLLAADLVFDLPMVGQAARKAGHTVACATDAHRLLANGELTAVFPEGFKGLGKNFKDRYKLQRFGRGGFVSAALRAQAPIVPCSIVGSEEIYPMMADVKLLARLLGLPYFPVTPLFPLAGPLGLVPLPSKWHIQFGEPIETTDYDESAADDPMITFELTDQVRETIQHTLYQLLAGRRNMFFG
- a CDS encoding FAS1-like dehydratase domain-containing protein — translated: MSIAANIIGTHYRYPDYFEVGREKVREFARAVKDEHPALYDAEAAKEYGHNSVVASVTFLAVAGRRVQLELFDKFDIPINLERVLHRDQKLIFHRPILVGDKLWFDSYLDSVIESHGTVIAEVRAEVTDDDGNPVATSIVTMLGEAAIDEADEISSQIAAARDAAIAKMVAGQKSGA